Proteins encoded by one window of Acidobacteriota bacterium:
- a CDS encoding PspA/IM30 family protein — MLNRIGNLIRGFFSLFISGIEKQNPRALIEAEKENLRRQISRFNESLAQHAAFVERLMRQVKNLEKRENELAAKAAANLKVGNRDAAGQYALQLKTVREQLEENRVQLEASDETYKKLVKSRDVSVKEAREKIESLKRLLTETEMLEAQAELQEMAKGMITEIGGSGDTLNRVDEYLKERRDLAAGRARVASSSIDTSEVELLEAEQKALADQALNEFAAAYGIEMPATEGTETTEAPETTPPAKQMGPELTES, encoded by the coding sequence ATGCTCAATCGCATCGGTAACCTGATCCGGGGATTCTTCAGCCTCTTCATCTCCGGAATCGAGAAACAGAATCCCCGCGCCCTGATCGAGGCGGAGAAGGAAAATCTACGCCGCCAGATTTCCCGTTTCAACGAGAGTCTGGCGCAGCACGCGGCCTTCGTCGAGCGCCTGATGCGGCAGGTCAAGAACCTCGAGAAACGCGAGAACGAACTGGCCGCCAAGGCCGCCGCCAATCTCAAGGTCGGCAATCGTGACGCCGCCGGGCAGTACGCCCTCCAGTTGAAGACGGTGCGCGAGCAGCTGGAAGAGAACCGGGTCCAACTCGAAGCCTCGGACGAGACCTACAAGAAGCTGGTCAAGTCGCGCGATGTCTCCGTCAAAGAAGCGCGCGAGAAGATCGAGAGCCTGAAGCGCCTGCTGACGGAAACGGAGATGCTCGAAGCGCAGGCCGAGCTGCAGGAGATGGCGAAGGGCATGATCACCGAGATCGGTGGCTCCGGCGACACCCTGAACCGGGTGGACGAGTACCTGAAGGAGCGCCGGGATTTGGCCGCCGGGCGGGCGCGAGTGGCCTCTTCGAGCATCGACACCAGCGAGGTGGAGCTGCTGGAAGCCGAACAGAAGGCCCTCGCCGACCAGGCCCTGAACGAATTCGCCGCCGCCTACGGCATCGAAATGCCGGCGACCGAAGGCACCGAGACGACCGAAGCCCCGGAGACGACCCCGCCGGCCAAGCAGATGGGGCCGGAGTTGACCGAAAGCTGA
- a CDS encoding lantibiotic dehydratase C-terminal domain-containing protein has protein sequence MTDNRSSADPVLTANLYARGRLDAVIAEVIAPLRRAMGEAGWLWFLRYPKGGEHLKLRGYAEAPQVPTLRHELAARFARFAEDGKGTDTPGPAVGRSLPAIDLEDDVESPYPNLTLRWTEYRPSAVSLGGGPLLEDATYRELFGRAAASCCERLVGLMAAPRSGLLTAGGRLRILVEIVSTSLAGLGWSRERLAAYFSYHRDWIIRLPLLGRRQAGNSIARLEERARTSAISGSLMAGLRVSEEEARPLVNFVDYLRRFEGDPVYVIDPFAEGPVFPALFKVLHGVSNACGLRMTQERFAYHLLLRGEDRVAALRPVTLRPSAG, from the coding sequence GTGACCGATAACCGATCTTCTGCCGATCCCGTCCTGACCGCCAATCTTTACGCTCGCGGTCGGCTGGACGCGGTGATCGCCGAGGTCATCGCTCCCTTGCGCAGGGCGATGGGGGAGGCCGGTTGGCTGTGGTTTCTGCGCTATCCCAAGGGCGGGGAACACCTGAAACTCAGGGGGTATGCCGAAGCGCCGCAGGTGCCCACCTTGCGGCACGAACTCGCTGCCCGCTTCGCCCGCTTCGCAGAAGACGGGAAAGGCACCGACACCCCCGGCCCTGCCGTGGGGCGGAGCCTCCCGGCCATCGATCTCGAAGACGATGTCGAAAGTCCCTACCCAAATCTCACCCTGCGCTGGACCGAGTACCGGCCCAGTGCCGTGTCCTTGGGCGGTGGGCCGTTGTTGGAAGATGCCACCTACCGTGAACTCTTCGGCCGCGCGGCGGCATCCTGCTGTGAACGGTTGGTCGGTCTCATGGCGGCGCCGCGGTCCGGTCTGCTGACCGCCGGCGGTCGCCTGCGAATCCTGGTGGAGATCGTCAGCACGTCGTTGGCCGGGTTGGGCTGGTCACGAGAACGGCTGGCGGCCTACTTTTCGTATCACCGCGACTGGATCATTCGCTTGCCGCTGCTCGGCCGGAGACAAGCGGGGAACTCCATTGCCCGGCTCGAAGAACGGGCTCGGACGTCCGCCATCAGCGGCTCCTTGATGGCCGGGCTGCGAGTGTCCGAGGAGGAGGCGCGGCCGCTGGTGAATTTCGTCGACTACCTCCGACGATTCGAAGGAGATCCGGTCTATGTCATCGATCCCTTTGCCGAGGGTCCGGTGTTTCCGGCCCTTTTCAAGGTGTTGCACGGAGTGTCCAATGCTTGTGGCTTGCGCATGACTCAGGAGCGGTTTGCCTACCACCTCTTGCTGCGCGGTGAAGATCGAGTGGCGGCCCTCCGGCCGGTCACACTTCGGCCGAGCGCCGGATAG
- a CDS encoding cyclic nucleotide-binding domain-containing protein produces MRKVLYLFGQLDDGDVEWLTETGHTQNVAPNEAIIIQDEPVDALFILLRGGLSVYLGSGGGEREIARLGVGEIVGEMSFVDARPPSATVRAQDEGIVFAISRAALNAKLAADMGFAARFYKALAIYLSTTVRERHRALGFGSEEDLATLAEEDTEFDELDPNILDTLALAGDRFDRMLKELLED; encoded by the coding sequence ATGAGAAAGGTCCTCTACCTTTTCGGCCAGCTCGACGACGGTGATGTCGAATGGCTGACCGAAACGGGCCACACCCAGAACGTCGCACCGAACGAGGCGATCATCATCCAGGACGAACCGGTCGACGCCCTCTTCATCCTCTTGCGGGGTGGCCTGTCGGTCTACCTCGGCAGCGGCGGCGGCGAGCGCGAAATCGCCCGCCTCGGCGTGGGTGAGATCGTCGGCGAAATGTCCTTTGTCGATGCCCGACCGCCGTCGGCGACGGTGCGGGCGCAGGACGAGGGCATCGTCTTCGCCATCTCCCGGGCGGCCCTGAACGCCAAGCTGGCGGCGGACATGGGATTCGCCGCACGCTTCTACAAAGCCCTGGCGATCTACCTCTCGACCACCGTACGCGAACGCCACCGCGCCCTCGGCTTCGGCTCCGAGGAAGACCTCGCTACCCTGGCCGAAGAAGACACCGAGTTCGACGAATTGGATCCCAACATTCTGGACACCCTCGCCCTCGCCGGCGATCGCTTCGACCGCATGCTCAAAGAACTGCTCGAAGACTAG
- a CDS encoding SET domain-containing protein, whose amino-acid sequence MDPVQIVNDKGYFKVVTQQDVAVSGVIFACSPDELTAERTLRTIQVDEHTHLQNHFLDFVNHACAPTSIFDPERLAFVALKPLSVGDEVTFFYPGTETHLAHEFTCNCSHRECLGYIVGGLDLTVKQMRAALDRGLCTPVIARQLEAAVAGAVAEAH is encoded by the coding sequence ATGGATCCTGTCCAAATCGTCAATGACAAAGGCTACTTCAAGGTCGTCACCCAGCAGGACGTGGCCGTCAGTGGAGTGATCTTTGCGTGCTCGCCGGACGAGCTGACGGCGGAGCGCACGCTCCGCACCATCCAAGTCGACGAGCACACCCATCTACAGAATCACTTCCTGGACTTCGTCAACCACGCCTGCGCTCCGACCTCGATCTTCGATCCGGAGCGCCTGGCCTTTGTCGCTCTCAAGCCGCTGTCGGTCGGCGACGAGGTGACGTTCTTCTATCCCGGTACCGAAACCCATCTGGCTCACGAATTCACCTGCAACTGTTCCCACCGTGAGTGCCTCGGCTATATCGTCGGCGGCCTCGACCTGACGGTGAAGCAGATGCGCGCGGCCCTCGATCGAGGCCTGTGCACGCCGGTGATCGCCCGCCAACTCGAAGCGGCGGTCGCCGGTGCCGTCGCCGAGGCTCACTGA
- a CDS encoding Nif11-like leader peptide family RiPP precursor, producing MTNTDLIRFQQDLGRDAALRAEFESLAEDLATWSVWARSKGYDLSPDDLADLNEEISDDDLDEVAGGWSSSDPPPPPPGGGG from the coding sequence ATGACAAACACTGACCTGATCAGGTTTCAGCAAGATCTGGGACGCGACGCCGCGCTTCGCGCCGAGTTTGAGAGCCTGGCGGAAGACCTGGCCACCTGGTCCGTCTGGGCTCGCTCGAAGGGCTACGACCTGAGTCCGGATGATCTGGCGGATCTCAACGAAGAAATCTCCGACGACGATCTCGACGAGGTCGCCGGCGGCTGGTCTTCGTCCGATCCTCCGCCGCCCCCGCCGGGCGGTGGCGGCTGA
- a CDS encoding adenylate/guanylate cyclase domain-containing protein — MRCPQCQFDSPPEMRFCGHCGCGLAASCPSCGIEAPPGFRFCGHCGTPLSVGQVAPVPSAPPAVAAQATATAPPTVAASAPPPAPKPAVHPTRATAEVETYTPAHLADEILRSAAALEGERKQVTVLFCDLANSTATAEKLGAETMHGLFKRIFEITLEEIHRLEGTVNQFLGDGFMALFGAPITHEDHARRAVMAALAIQHQLREAHAQMGGKHGVQLQFRIGINTGPVVVGGIGDNLRMDYTAVGDTTNLAARLQGLAEPDDILISQKTERLVRNLFAMEGLPPTRVKGKSKPVQAFKVTGLLRGARQASAFERETSSPFVGRRRELSILDDVRERAFEGSGQVVGITGEAGSGKTRLVKEFCSSMDPASFTHLRGTCLSYSSTTPYLPIIQLLRQAGQITAADRDEMVGRKLSANLKRLGCDPEEHLPYLLRLLGSPTEDEELANIEAVTLQNRTFATLLRIFLNACRLRPLVLEVADLQWIDRTSEQFLETLIESLAGAPILLLLSFRSGYTADWTEKSFATQIPVRPLSKSDSLELVTALLAERELPADLTEMMLAKGEGNPFFLEEIARAISEGDDDASVPDTVQGVLMARIDRLAEEHKRLLQTSSVLGREFSQNVLAEVHGDIGRLLKDLNRWEFLFPTPADNDRYQFKQGLTQEVIYDSLLTDRRRALHAQAGAALEALYADRPDEVLDLLAFHWSRSPHAERAVRYLILFARAAVAEFAHGDAVSALRRALERIAELPESSERNEQTLEVVLSIAESLLPLAQFPQTLELLQQHDQLLDEVDTPAIRGRFEFWRAHTYSYLGVQQEAREAAQRSITAAGEADDPITRGQACYVLSREGFWTGRFAEGSRYGAEALELLDAPGGRWWQGQAYWTNAFNHFAVGEFEAAFEAIAQATARGEELEDYRLDASWSTGYFHAALGDGAAGISHCEGGLERSKDPMNSAVAGGFLGYAYWVDGHRERAAEALRTSVEVLGQVGMLQLAGWFSAYLAEVEQAEGNAEEALAKAREGLEMTRKAHFRFGEGLSQRALGRIALERRDFDESSDHLAEALRVFERLGASYEAALTQLDQAIVLHHRGQHKAFRKLADQHFVVLDGLGAHTAMERSRARIEALPNPPLSAVS, encoded by the coding sequence ATGCGGTGCCCCCAGTGCCAATTCGATAGCCCACCGGAGATGCGCTTCTGCGGCCATTGCGGCTGCGGACTGGCGGCCTCCTGCCCTTCCTGCGGCATCGAGGCGCCGCCGGGATTCCGCTTTTGCGGCCACTGCGGCACTCCCCTGAGCGTAGGTCAGGTCGCACCGGTTCCGTCCGCTCCCCCGGCGGTCGCGGCCCAGGCGACCGCCACCGCGCCGCCGACGGTGGCCGCGTCCGCTCCCCCACCGGCGCCCAAGCCGGCGGTGCATCCGACCCGCGCCACGGCGGAGGTGGAGACCTACACACCCGCTCACCTGGCGGACGAAATCCTGCGCTCAGCCGCCGCCCTGGAGGGTGAGCGCAAGCAGGTCACGGTGCTGTTCTGCGATCTCGCCAACTCGACGGCGACGGCCGAGAAGCTGGGCGCCGAAACCATGCACGGCCTGTTCAAACGGATTTTCGAAATCACCCTGGAGGAGATCCACCGTCTGGAGGGCACCGTCAACCAGTTCCTCGGCGACGGATTTATGGCCCTCTTCGGAGCGCCGATCACTCACGAGGACCACGCCCGACGCGCGGTGATGGCGGCGCTGGCGATCCAGCACCAACTGCGCGAGGCGCATGCGCAAATGGGCGGCAAGCACGGGGTCCAGCTCCAGTTCCGCATCGGCATCAACACCGGACCGGTGGTGGTGGGAGGCATTGGCGACAACCTGCGGATGGACTACACCGCCGTCGGCGACACCACCAATCTGGCGGCGCGACTCCAGGGACTCGCCGAACCCGATGACATTTTGATCAGCCAGAAGACCGAGCGGCTGGTGCGCAACCTGTTCGCGATGGAAGGGTTGCCGCCCACCCGGGTCAAGGGCAAAAGCAAGCCGGTCCAGGCCTTCAAGGTGACCGGCCTCTTGCGCGGCGCGCGCCAGGCCAGCGCCTTCGAGCGCGAGACGTCGAGCCCCTTCGTCGGCCGCCGGCGGGAGCTGTCGATTCTGGACGATGTGCGGGAGCGCGCATTCGAGGGAAGTGGCCAGGTGGTCGGGATCACCGGTGAAGCGGGCAGCGGCAAGACACGCCTGGTCAAGGAATTCTGTAGCTCCATGGATCCGGCCTCCTTCACCCACCTGCGCGGCACCTGCCTGTCCTACAGCAGCACCACCCCGTACCTGCCGATCATCCAGCTCCTGCGCCAGGCCGGCCAGATCACCGCCGCCGACCGGGACGAGATGGTCGGGCGCAAGCTGTCGGCGAACCTGAAGCGCCTGGGCTGCGACCCGGAAGAGCACTTGCCCTACCTGCTGCGCCTTCTCGGCAGTCCCACCGAAGACGAGGAACTGGCGAACATCGAGGCCGTTACCCTCCAGAACCGGACCTTCGCGACCCTGTTGCGGATCTTCCTGAATGCCTGCCGCCTTCGCCCTCTGGTGCTCGAAGTCGCCGACCTGCAGTGGATCGACAGGACGTCCGAACAGTTCCTGGAGACGCTCATCGAGTCGCTCGCCGGGGCGCCGATCCTGCTGTTGCTCAGTTTTCGCTCCGGCTACACGGCGGACTGGACGGAAAAGTCCTTCGCCACCCAGATTCCCGTGCGCCCGCTCTCGAAGTCGGACAGCCTCGAGTTGGTCACCGCCCTCCTGGCGGAACGCGAACTGCCGGCGGATCTCACCGAGATGATGCTCGCCAAGGGCGAGGGCAACCCCTTCTTCCTGGAAGAGATCGCGCGGGCGATCTCCGAGGGAGACGACGACGCCAGCGTGCCGGACACGGTGCAGGGGGTGTTGATGGCGCGCATCGACCGCCTAGCGGAGGAGCACAAGCGCCTGCTGCAAACCTCCTCGGTGCTCGGGCGGGAATTCTCGCAGAACGTTCTGGCGGAGGTCCACGGCGACATCGGCCGGTTGCTGAAGGATCTCAACCGCTGGGAGTTCCTCTTCCCCACCCCCGCGGACAACGACCGGTACCAGTTCAAACAGGGGCTCACCCAGGAGGTGATCTACGACAGCCTGCTCACCGATCGTCGGCGGGCACTGCACGCCCAAGCCGGCGCGGCGCTGGAGGCGCTCTACGCCGATCGACCGGACGAAGTCCTCGACCTCCTCGCCTTTCACTGGAGCCGCTCCCCTCACGCGGAACGAGCGGTCCGCTACTTGATTCTGTTCGCCCGGGCGGCCGTCGCCGAATTCGCTCACGGAGATGCCGTGAGCGCTCTGCGGCGAGCTCTCGAACGCATCGCGGAGCTGCCCGAGAGCAGCGAGCGAAACGAGCAGACCCTGGAAGTCGTCCTGTCCATCGCGGAGTCGCTCCTGCCCCTCGCCCAGTTCCCGCAGACCCTCGAACTCTTGCAGCAGCACGACCAGCTTCTGGACGAGGTGGACACTCCCGCGATCCGCGGTCGGTTCGAATTCTGGCGCGCTCACACCTATAGCTATCTCGGCGTCCAGCAAGAGGCCCGTGAGGCCGCCCAGCGATCGATCACCGCCGCCGGTGAGGCGGACGACCCGATCACCCGGGGGCAGGCCTGCTACGTGCTCTCGCGGGAGGGCTTCTGGACCGGTCGGTTTGCGGAAGGCAGCCGCTACGGGGCCGAAGCCCTCGAACTCCTCGACGCCCCCGGCGGCCGCTGGTGGCAAGGCCAGGCCTACTGGACCAACGCCTTCAACCACTTCGCCGTCGGCGAGTTCGAAGCCGCCTTCGAGGCCATCGCGCAGGCGACGGCCCGCGGCGAAGAACTGGAGGACTACCGCCTCGACGCTTCCTGGAGCACCGGCTACTTCCACGCTGCTCTGGGAGATGGAGCGGCGGGAATCTCGCACTGTGAAGGCGGCCTCGAGCGGTCCAAGGACCCGATGAACTCCGCCGTCGCCGGGGGATTCCTGGGATATGCCTACTGGGTCGACGGTCACCGGGAGCGGGCCGCCGAGGCCCTGAGGACTTCCGTCGAGGTGCTCGGTCAGGTCGGCATGCTGCAGCTCGCGGGCTGGTTCTCCGCCTACCTCGCCGAGGTGGAACAGGCCGAAGGCAACGCCGAAGAGGCTCTCGCCAAGGCGCGAGAAGGGTTGGAGATGACCCGCAAGGCACACTTCCGCTTTGGCGAAGGGCTATCCCAGCGAGCCCTCGGGCGCATCGCCCTGGAGCGGCGCGACTTCGACGAGAGCAGCGACCACCTCGCCGAAGCTCTGAGAGTATTCGAGCGGTTGGGAGCTTCCTACGAAGCCGCCCTCACCCAGCTCGATCAGGCGATCGTCCTTCACCACCGCGGGCAGCACAAAGCCTTCCGCAAACTCGCGGACCAGCACTTCGTCGTTCTCGACGGCCTCGGGGCCCACACCGCGATGGAGCGCTCGAGAGCCCGCATCGAAGCGTTGCCGAATCCGCCTCTGAGCGCCGTTTCCTAG
- the aspS gene encoding aspartate--tRNA ligase, with amino-acid sequence MHSYRTHTCGELRPANAGEEVRLSGWLHRARNLGQLLFLDLRDHYGLTQCVITPESPHYAAAADLHHESVIRATGKVVARESPNPELPTGRVEVMVDDLEILSAAEVVPLQVSGAHTEPEDIRLRYRFLDLRREKLHQNIVLRSQVVSAIRRRMTEAGFQEIQTPILTASSPEGARDYLVPSRLHPGQFYALPQAPQQFKQLLMVAGFDRYFQIAPCFRDEDARADRSPGEFYQLDVELSFVDQEDVFQAIEPVMAGLFAEFSDSAVTPPPFPRIPYAEAMLKYGSDKPDLRNPIEISDVTEVFRGSEVKIFSGAIENGAVVRAVPAPGAADRSRSWFDKLTKWAKELGMPGLAYVAFVEEGLKGSLSKAIDPELASRLQETCGVTVGDALLFTCDPPSQAAAYAGALRKRMGEDLELLEADAYRFCWIVDYPLYERDEETGRIEFSHNPFSMPQGGLEALQTEDPLSILAYQYDIVCNGVELSSGAIRNHRPDIMLKAFAIAGYGEDEVRERFGGMFNAFRYGAPPHGGLAPGVDRIVMLLAREPNIREVIAFPMNQQAQDLLMGAPAAIRPDQLADVHLALDLPEGDDD; translated from the coding sequence ATGCATAGCTACCGAACTCACACCTGCGGAGAATTGCGCCCGGCGAACGCCGGCGAGGAAGTTCGCCTTTCCGGCTGGCTGCATCGCGCTCGCAATCTGGGTCAGCTTCTGTTTCTCGACCTGCGCGATCACTACGGACTCACCCAGTGTGTCATCACCCCGGAGAGCCCGCACTACGCAGCGGCGGCGGATTTACACCATGAATCGGTGATTCGCGCAACCGGCAAAGTGGTCGCACGGGAGAGCCCGAATCCCGAGCTGCCGACGGGACGAGTCGAGGTGATGGTCGACGATCTCGAAATCCTGTCGGCAGCCGAGGTGGTACCGCTACAGGTGAGTGGCGCCCATACGGAGCCCGAGGACATCCGGCTGCGCTACCGCTTCCTCGACCTGCGGCGGGAGAAACTGCACCAGAACATTGTGTTGCGGTCACAGGTGGTCTCCGCCATCCGGCGGCGCATGACGGAGGCTGGCTTCCAGGAGATCCAGACCCCGATCCTGACCGCCAGTTCGCCGGAGGGCGCGCGCGACTATTTGGTGCCCAGCCGACTGCATCCGGGACAGTTCTATGCCCTTCCCCAGGCACCGCAGCAGTTCAAACAGCTCCTGATGGTGGCCGGTTTCGATCGTTATTTTCAGATCGCACCTTGCTTTCGCGACGAGGACGCCCGGGCGGATCGCTCGCCGGGCGAGTTCTACCAGCTCGACGTGGAGCTTTCCTTCGTCGATCAGGAGGATGTCTTCCAAGCCATCGAGCCGGTGATGGCCGGGCTCTTCGCGGAGTTTTCGGATTCTGCCGTAACCCCTCCGCCCTTCCCGCGCATCCCCTACGCCGAAGCGATGCTCAAGTACGGCAGCGACAAGCCGGACCTGCGCAACCCGATCGAGATCTCGGACGTCACGGAAGTCTTCCGCGGCTCCGAGGTGAAGATCTTCTCCGGCGCCATCGAGAACGGTGCCGTCGTTCGGGCGGTACCGGCGCCGGGGGCGGCGGACCGGTCGCGGAGCTGGTTCGACAAGCTCACCAAGTGGGCTAAGGAACTCGGCATGCCGGGACTGGCGTATGTCGCCTTCGTCGAAGAGGGTCTCAAGGGCAGCCTCTCCAAGGCCATCGATCCGGAGCTAGCGAGTCGCCTCCAGGAGACCTGCGGTGTCACCGTGGGCGACGCCCTCCTCTTTACCTGCGACCCACCGTCCCAGGCGGCGGCCTATGCCGGCGCCCTGCGCAAACGGATGGGCGAAGACCTGGAGCTGCTGGAGGCAGACGCCTACCGCTTCTGCTGGATTGTCGACTATCCGCTCTATGAGCGCGACGAGGAAACCGGCCGAATCGAATTCAGCCACAACCCGTTCTCCATGCCCCAGGGCGGGCTGGAGGCGTTGCAGACGGAGGACCCTCTGTCGATCCTGGCCTACCAGTACGACATTGTGTGCAACGGCGTGGAGCTGTCCTCCGGAGCGATCAGGAATCATCGGCCGGACATCATGCTCAAGGCCTTCGCGATCGCCGGCTACGGTGAGGACGAGGTGCGCGAGCGCTTCGGCGGCATGTTCAACGCCTTCCGCTACGGTGCGCCGCCGCACGGTGGTTTGGCCCCGGGAGTCGACCGCATCGTCATGCTCTTGGCCCGCGAGCCGAACATCCGCGAGGTCATCGCCTTCCCGATGAACCAGCAGGCACAAGATCTCCTGATGGGCGCCCCGGCCGCCATCAGGCCGGATCAACTGGCGGACGTCCACCTCGCCCTCGATCTGCCGGAAGGGGACGACGACTGA
- a CDS encoding ABC transporter permease subunit has product MNRDAATPADSPLEPRNGGGWLKIRETLPRWLVWLLGTLPILATLGIWWLITAGATAESRMISPVILPSPLEVLRSIPSLWFERALTRNLFVSFGRVVAGFAVAVAVVFPLGLAMGAFTKVKATFNPLSVLGAYLPIPALVPLTLSLFGTGESQKIIFLALAFGIYLLPLIVQAVDKVDDVFLKTAYTLGARKMQVVSKVLLGVAWQDIYQALRLGFGIGWSYIILAEMVDIGRGVGGIIIVSQRQGPREHIYLVLLIIVAVAFLTDRIWAFIGQKLFPYREGHR; this is encoded by the coding sequence ATGAATAGAGACGCCGCAACGCCCGCCGATTCGCCGCTGGAGCCCCGGAACGGTGGCGGTTGGCTGAAGATCCGGGAAACCCTTCCCCGGTGGTTGGTGTGGCTCCTCGGCACTCTGCCCATTCTGGCCACGCTGGGAATTTGGTGGTTGATCACCGCCGGCGCAACGGCGGAATCGCGCATGATCTCGCCGGTCATCCTGCCCAGCCCCCTCGAAGTGCTGCGCTCGATTCCCTCGCTGTGGTTCGAGCGCGCTCTCACCCGCAATCTGTTCGTCTCCTTCGGGCGGGTGGTGGCGGGCTTCGCCGTGGCCGTGGCGGTGGTCTTCCCTCTCGGCCTGGCGATGGGTGCTTTCACCAAAGTCAAGGCCACCTTTAACCCGCTGTCGGTGCTCGGCGCCTACCTGCCGATTCCGGCTCTGGTTCCCTTGACCCTGAGCCTGTTCGGCACCGGCGAGTCGCAGAAGATCATCTTCCTGGCGCTGGCCTTCGGCATCTACCTGCTGCCCTTGATCGTGCAGGCGGTGGACAAAGTCGACGACGTCTTTCTGAAGACCGCTTATACCCTCGGAGCCCGCAAGATGCAGGTGGTCTCAAAGGTCCTTTTGGGGGTCGCCTGGCAGGACATCTACCAGGCGCTCCGCCTCGGATTCGGCATTGGCTGGAGCTACATCATCCTGGCGGAGATGGTCGATATCGGCCGCGGTGTCGGCGGCATCATCATTGTCTCCCAGCGCCAGGGACCGCGGGAGCACATCTATTTGGTGCTCCTGATCATCGTCGCCGTCGCCTTCTTGACGGATCGCATCTGGGCCTTCATCGGGCAGAAGCTTTTCCCCTACCGGGAGGGCCACCGATGA
- a CDS encoding phosphate ABC transporter substrate-binding/OmpA family protein has product MADNVGPTKLGKLVIFLFVLALLGGAIYFFWDLIAPGGRQAGDIDLDEFKKYEAPDTSGITTVNEYAYVAAEKLPPVQGVSNYQWDEAEKIVHFPINVWVGWLPIVAANGGFRPNEESIFFKEHGFKVNLKLIDDPVVARDAFASGESHVLWGTLDMMALFAPDLMKDSRTAPRIVQQVDWSNGGDGIVVRDGIQSAKDLKGKTIVYAQNSPSQYFLNNLLLNAGIQPSEVNHKFTATAFEAAAAFVSDSSIDACVSWAPDIYNIPENVRGTRILTTTAEANKLIADVWAVRADFAQDHPEIVQGLVSGIFQGMERLKDDTFKAQAFQWMSDGYGMPVDEVQAMEADAHSTNFAENKAFFLNQNEPANFERTWKNITFVYRELGLIGTPVRFDEVMDFSYLKALDAAGTFAHQKDEYRTTFAPTSYSKVRAEAPILTQTIRINFYPNSANIYEPQHDEFDNPVAGTLYDPNVNATLEKVGRLAGQYERAVVAIVGHTDASMKGLGVRFEDVKTLSEDRARSVRDALTKEFEFDPDKFVVEGQGWNQPADSADPNNHALNRRVEISVYPPEAQ; this is encoded by the coding sequence ATGGCAGACAACGTCGGACCCACCAAACTGGGCAAACTGGTCATCTTTTTGTTCGTGCTGGCCTTGCTCGGCGGCGCGATCTACTTCTTCTGGGACTTGATCGCTCCGGGCGGCCGGCAGGCCGGCGACATCGACCTCGATGAATTCAAGAAGTACGAGGCCCCGGACACTTCCGGCATCACCACCGTCAACGAATACGCCTACGTGGCGGCGGAAAAGCTGCCGCCGGTCCAGGGGGTCAGCAACTACCAGTGGGACGAGGCGGAGAAGATCGTCCATTTCCCGATCAATGTGTGGGTCGGCTGGCTGCCGATCGTCGCCGCCAACGGCGGCTTCCGGCCGAATGAAGAGAGCATCTTCTTCAAGGAGCATGGCTTCAAAGTCAATCTCAAACTGATCGACGACCCGGTGGTGGCGCGCGACGCCTTCGCCTCCGGGGAGAGCCACGTGCTGTGGGGCACCCTCGACATGATGGCGCTCTTCGCACCGGACCTGATGAAGGATTCCCGCACCGCACCGCGCATCGTGCAGCAGGTGGACTGGTCGAACGGCGGCGACGGCATCGTGGTGCGCGACGGCATCCAGAGCGCCAAGGACTTGAAGGGCAAAACCATCGTCTACGCCCAGAACAGCCCGTCGCAGTATTTCTTGAACAACCTGCTGCTCAATGCCGGCATCCAGCCGTCGGAGGTGAACCACAAATTTACCGCCACCGCTTTCGAGGCGGCCGCGGCCTTCGTGTCGGACTCCTCCATCGACGCCTGCGTTTCCTGGGCACCGGACATTTACAACATTCCCGAGAACGTGCGGGGCACCCGCATTCTCACCACCACCGCGGAAGCCAACAAACTGATCGCCGATGTGTGGGCGGTCCGGGCGGACTTCGCCCAGGACCACCCGGAGATCGTGCAGGGTTTGGTCTCCGGCATCTTCCAGGGCATGGAGCGGTTGAAGGACGATACGTTCAAGGCCCAGGCCTTCCAGTGGATGAGCGATGGGTACGGCATGCCGGTGGACGAGGTGCAGGCGATGGAGGCGGACGCCCACTCGACCAACTTCGCAGAGAACAAGGCCTTCTTCTTGAACCAGAACGAGCCCGCCAACTTCGAGCGCACCTGGAAGAACATCACCTTCGTGTACCGCGAGTTGGGTTTGATCGGTACGCCGGTGCGGTTCGACGAAGTGATGGACTTCTCGTACTTGAAGGCCCTCGATGCGGCCGGCACCTTCGCCCATCAGAAAGACGAATACCGCACCACCTTCGCCCCCACCAGCTACTCCAAGGTGCGGGCCGAGGCACCGATCCTCACCCAGACGATCCGAATCAACTTCTACCCCAACTCGGCGAACATCTACGAGCCGCAGCACGACGAGTTCGACAATCCCGTCGCCGGTACCCTCTACGACCCCAACGTCAACGCAACGCTGGAGAAGGTCGGCCGGTTGGCAGGCCAGTACGAGCGCGCCGTGGTCGCCATCGTCGGCCACACGGACGCGTCGATGAAGGGCTTGGGGGTGCGCTTCGAGGACGTGAAGACGCTGTCCGAGGATCGAGCGCGCTCCGTGCGGGACGCCCTGACCAAGGAGTTCGAATTCGATCCGGACAAGTTCGTGGTCGAAGGCCAGGGTTGGAATCAGCCGGCGGACTCGGCCGATCCCAACAATCATGCCCTCAATCGGCGAGTGGAGATTTCGGTCTATCCGCCTGAGGCTCAGTGA